In Gadus chalcogrammus isolate NIFS_2021 chromosome 1, NIFS_Gcha_1.0, whole genome shotgun sequence, one DNA window encodes the following:
- the LOC130382343 gene encoding EMILIN-3, with protein MGRLVALLPAVLLTAWLAAVDGKGTYYGGHVNPFYGNRFNLFKAGVNPQLIPNKPMTRHKNHCAYVVQRNITCTMQDGVATYVKAEYTTKCIWGQKCPVVMYRTFYKPTYKVGHKTITELEWRCCPGFSGENCHDGSTPLPDGTLPPSKGAVPPHRPGLRGYPHGPRPTEDHKPGEGQIEPGRPIPSIHGNGKPNQGSRFGGSGVSGERLDRMEDNLRRLTQGLDTLNGMVVSLEDRMRTSLREDTTKILSTLLANSPRLVDSSVGLGVFPEGTGGRLDGVEGFAGLGDLEGRVTEVKNELRAKAHVLEEIQGMVLGHDGQLKSLMEAASGRPVPGSRASVLLEEILDAKLAGVRADILDGFERRLTGLESHCDERIVAVQRQCQREHVDGQEQMQQSLDGRETGIREELGTLQAQIQGLTLTESCCGQVNSLSRRVLLLEESVKGLTESQRQLQTALSDHSVHVETLIEARLVDMEGRLNATDGGLDGLAAVPGGLDGFKTMLEEKLKTLEERVFVAVEELSNATAPALLEGHVVPALETEIESVRRRVEGDLDGLQKQLIDLELLCTSSCSPSSPVAAGVSGAQAEEECGEVEKKVSGRLDTHSDQLDRLNGTLRNLLLRIAQEETEGSVQGEITLLKVNINSVNRTLKGLRDSVSYIAKEVGHANTTWEQRENQLSNQMLGIARLVGHQATAFGAGERRLAQLKGELVALRRRLSGELQGCRSSTLGVQKEVKDVDSRVSQVEGQCSSLGELAEHLEKIRAELERHSDSYLAQVSGTLSDHSEQLAELKGEIKDCAANVASNQNGDK; from the exons ATGGGACGTCTGGTGGCGCTCTTACCCGCGGTGCTCCTCACGGCGTGGCTGGCCGCGGTGGACGGCAAAGGGACGTATTACGGAGGCCATGTCAACCCCTTCTATGGAAACCGATTCAACCTGTTCAAGGCTGGCGTCAACCCCCAGCTCATACCCAACAAGCCCATGACGCGTCACAA AAACCACTGTGCCTACGTGGTCCAGAGGAACATCACGTGCACCATGCAGGACGGAGTCGCCACCTACGTGAAGGCAGAATACACCACCAAGTGCATCTGGGGTCAGAAGTGTCCGGTGGTCAT GTACCGGACCTTTTACAAGCCCACATACAAGGTCGGCCACAAGACCATTACTGAGCTAGAGTGGAGGTGTTGTCCGGGATTCTCTGGTGAAAACTGTCACGATGGCTCCACACCCCTGCCTGACGGCACATTGCCCCCATCCAAGGGAGCTGTTCCCCCTCACCGACCAGGTCTGAGGGGCTACCCCCATGGTCCAAGACCAACCGAGGACCACAAACCTGGAGAGGGCCAGATAGAGCCAGGCAGGCCCATCCCCAGCATACATGGCAATGGGAAACCAAACCAAG GCAGCAGGTTTGGGGGGTCCGGGGTGAGCGGCGAGAGGCTGGACCGCATGGAGGACAACCTGCGGCGCCTGACCCAGGGTCTGGACACCCTGAACGGGATGGTGGTGAGCCTGGAGGACCGCATGCGGACCTCCCTCAGGGAGGACACCACCAAGATCCTCAGCACCCTCCTCGCCAACTCCCCCCGGCTGGTGGACTCCTCCGTGGGCTTAGGGGTGTTCCCCGAGGGGACGGGGGGCCGGCTGGACGGGGTGGAGGGCTTCGCCGGCCTGGGAGACCTGGAGGGCCGGGTCACAGAGGTGAAGAATGAGCTGCGGGCCAAGGCGCACGTCCTGGAGGAGATCCAG GGAATGGTTCTCGGACACGACGGCCAGCTCAAGAGTCTGATGGAAGCGGCGAGCGGGAGGCCCGTCCCGGGGTCCAGGGCCTCCGTCCTCCTGGAGGAAATCCTGGACGCCAAGTTGGCGGGTGTGCGCGCCGACATCCTGGACGGCTTCGAGAGGCGACTCACGGGACTGGAGAGCCACTGCGACGAGAGGATCGTGGCGGTGCAGAGGCAGTGCCAGAGGGAGCACGTGGATGGCCAGGAGCAGATGCAGCAGTCCCTGGACGGCAGGGAGACGGGCATCAGGGAGGAGCTGGGCACCCTGCAGGCTCAGATCCAGGGTCTCACTCTCACCGAGAGCTGCTGCGGACAG GTGAACAGCCTGTCCCGTCGCGTGCTCCTCCTGGAGGAGTCGGTCAAGGGTCTGACCGAGTCCCAGAGGCAGCTGCAGACGGCCCTCAGCGACCACAGCGTCCACGTGGAGACCCTCATCGAGGCGCGCCTGGTGGACATGGAGGGCCGCCTGAACGCCACCGACGGCGGGCTGGACGGCCTGGCCGCGGTCCCCGGGGGTCTGGACGGCTTCAAGACCatgctggaggagaagctgaaGACCCTGGAGGAGAGGGTGTTTGTGGCCGTGGAGGAGCTCAGCAACGCCACCGCGCCCGCCCTGCTGGAGGGCCACGTGGTGCCGGCGCTGGAGACGGAGATCGAGTCGGTGCGAcgcagggtggagggggaccTGGACGGCCTCCAGAAGCAGCTGATAGACCTGGAGCtcctctgcacctcctcctgctcgccCTCCAGCCCGGTGGCGGCGGGCGTGAGCGGGGcccaggcggaggaggagtgcggggaggtggagaagaaggtGAGCGGCCGCCTGGACACGCACTCTGACCAGCTGGACCGCCTGAACGGCACCCTGCGGAACCTGCTGCTCCGCATCGcccaggaggagacggagggctcgGTCCAGGGGGAGATCACCCTGCTCAAGGTCAACATCAACTCTGTGAACCGCACGCTCAAGGGCCTGAGAGACTCGGTGAGCTACATCGCTAAGGAAGTGGGTCACGCCAACACGACCTGGGAGCAGAGGGAGAACCAGCTGTCCAACCAAATGCTCGGCATCGCCCGGCTGGTCGGCCACCAGGCCACCGCCTTCGGGGCGGGGGAGAGGCGACTCGCCCAGCTGAAGGGGGAGCTCGTGGCCCTGAGGAGGAGGCTGTCCGGGGAGCTTCAGGGGTGCAGGAGCTCAACGCTGGGTGTTCAGAAAGAGGTGAAGGACGTAGACAGCCGGGTGAGCCAGGTGGAGGGCCAGTGTTCCAGCCTGGGAGAGCTGGCGGAGCACCTGGAGAAGATCCGGGCGGAGCTGGAGAGACACTCGGACTCCTACCTGGCCCAGGTGAGCGGCACTCTGTCCGACCACTCGGAACAGCTCGCCGAGCTAAAGGGCGAGATCAAAGACTGTGCGGCTAACGTGGCGTCCAATCAGAACGGAGACAAGTAG